Genomic window (Pseudomonas sp. MM211):
TCAAGCGTGGCGAGAAGTTGCCGACCGAGTCGGCGATCATGGAAGAGCAGGGCGTAAGCCGCACCGTAGTGCGCGAAGCCTTGTCGCGTTTGCAGGCTTCTGGCCTGGTAGAAACTCGCCATGGCATCGGTACCTTCGTTCTGGATATTCCCAATCCGGGTGTCTTTCGCATCGATCCCGCGACCATCGTCACCCTGCGTGAAGTGCTCGCCGTGCTCGAGCTGCGCATCAGCCTGGAAGTCGAGTCGGCTGGCCTGGCTGCCCATCGGCGTACGCCTGAGCAACTGGCTTCCATGCGCCAGGCTTTGGATGCGCTGAATGAAGGCGCGGCCCACGAAAGCGATGCGGTGTCGTCGGATTTCCAGTTTCACCTGCAGATCGCTCACGCCACCGGCAACCGCTACTTCACCGATATCATGAGCCACCTGGGTACCAGCATCATTCCGCGTACCCGGCTGAACTCGGCGCGTATCGCCCATGACGATCATGCCCACTACATGGCGCGCCTCGAGCGTGAGCATGAGCAGA
Coding sequences:
- a CDS encoding FadR/GntR family transcriptional regulator; this encodes MENQNTPPRARRKHRSLAQELVAELSERIRDGVIKRGEKLPTESAIMEEQGVSRTVVREALSRLQASGLVETRHGIGTFVLDIPNPGVFRIDPATIVTLREVLAVLELRISLEVESAGLAAHRRTPEQLASMRQALDALNEGAAHESDAVSSDFQFHLQIAHATGNRYFTDIMSHLGTSIIPRTRLNSARIAHDDHAHYMARLEREHEQIFEAIARQDSDAARAAMRLHLTNSRERLRQAHEAAEVVVKQA